TCGGGGGGGAATCCAGGGATTGCCCATCTGCATCGCCGAAGAGCACGAACAAATAAAGACAAGGGAAAAGCGCAACCCCTATCCCGGTTTACACAACAGCCGGTTTTCCTTTTTGATGGTACCGCCCCAGAGTGTAATGGATATCTGGACACCAGATGGCAGACAGGTTACCCGCATCGAATCTCACAACCGGCAGTTCTACTGGTACTACACCGACAACTCCGGGAAAAAACTGCCCAGTGGAGTTTATCTGTATCAAATTAAAAGGCTGAACACGACGCCCCAATGGGGAAAGATTGTCTTAATCAGGTAAGGGAAACGATATTTTTTACCCACCGGTCGTTAATGATTATCTCCTGATTGTGAACAACTCCCGCGACCCGTACGCCGTTAATTTTGTCAAGAAACGACACCCGTGCCAACAGGTCGGCAACACCCCAGACATCAGACTCAACCTCAATATAACGACGATTGACCACCCTGCCACCAAGCACCAGTTCAAAGCCGTTGTCCTCAATCAGTTTTTTTAGCACCTCAGGCCGATGTCCGGTCTCAAGCAGAAAATGAAAATGGCCAAAGTTGGCACAACCGGTCCAGTCAACACTCGGTTGAATTCGTAAGATACCTGCAGGGTTGTTTGCCGACCAGAACAGACGGGACAGTTTCGCCTTTATCCAGTTTTCACTTTGACCAAACGCCCGGGCAATCTCTGTTCGGGGCAGCGCCGGGTTCTGATAGAGAAACTGCACAAACGCCCGCTCCTCGCGGGTCAGCGGCATCGAGACCGGAAATGTGTACTCCTGGACCCGAAAAACCTCGACCTCGGAACTGGCACTAAAGGTCTGGATAAATCGGGTCTCATTCTCAAAATCACGCGAGTAGAAAACGAGCGCCAGATTATGTCCAACACCCGAAGGCAATGCGGCGTTGATAAAAATCTCGGTAACAAATGGCAACCGGCTGATGATACTCTCAGCAAGCGTCCGCGGCTCATCACTCTTAATCTGCAGGGCACCCATCACCCAGTTACCGCCCAACAAAGGTGGCACCACGAGCGTGAGATGGAATGAGCGGATAAGACCATCTTTCACCAGCCGCTCCAGCCGGCGCCGATACTCATCTTCGTTTAATCCTGCCGGCTTTAAATCAGCCTCATCCGGAAACAAGCCCCTGACCTCGGCAATTCTCAGCGCCGCAAGGTCTGCCGGCTCAAGAACAATCATCTTGCCTCCTTTTCTTCTTTTCCCAACCTTTCGGAACGGGCAACACCCCTTTCCCTCAAATCAGTAGGCACCACGCCGGGAAAGAACCGCCGGCACCGTTTTCAGAATTATCATCAGGTCGCCGGTAAGCGTCCACTCCCGCACATAGCGGGTGTCCAGTTTCACCCGCTCCTCATAAGCGGTGTCGGTTCTGCCCGAAACCTGCCAGAGCCCGGTTAAGCCGGGCGGAACCCGAAACAACAGCAGTGAATAGTCTTTGTAGTAGCCGACCTCTTTCTCGACAATGGGCCTGGGTCCCACCAGACTCATCTGACCAATTAGGACATTGAGCAACTGGGGAAGTTCATCGATGCTGAATTTACGCAACCAGCGGCCCAGCGGTGTTACCCTCGGGTCGTCCTTCAACTTGAATGTCTGCTCAAACTCCGCCCGCTTCACCGGGTCGTTTTTTAAAATCTCCTCAAGCCGCTGTTCGGCATCTTTATACATCGTCCGGAATTTCAGCAAGTAAAACTCTCGCATATTTCTGCCTAACCGGCGATGTTTATAGAAAACCGGACCCGGGCTGGTCAGTTTGACGAGCAGGGCAACCAGGAGCATCGGCAGCCCGAGAATCAACAGAACAAGTAATGAGATTACCAGGTCAACAATCCGCTTCAAACGGCGACCGATGCTGTAGGGTACAAATGGGCCAATGGGCCGGGGATGAGGACCGAGAAAATAGGCGGACATCCGAAACGAAGGGATACCAACAAAGTCCACAAAGTAACGCGGTGCCACCAGGCTAACGAGGTATTCGGTTTTCGGGTCGGTAATGTCAACAACAATCAAATCAACCCGGTCGATTCTACCAATCTTATCACTATTTGCCTTCATCCACCGCTCTAAATCCTCAATCAGGACCGTCTCGACACAGTGAAAACCCCACCACCGTAAAAGGTTGACCTTATCCCGGTTAAAGTCGGTAACATAAAGCACCCTTTGGGGCGCAAGCCGCCGGAGTACAACCCCGATTAACGGCGCCAGAAAAGTTAAATAACACCACAACAACAACCAGAACTTTACCGTGAGCGGTTCACACCAGGACCAGACCGAATGGACAACACTGTAAGAGACATAAGTTAGGGCAAATGCCGCCTGGGTTCGGATTGTTAGCCCGTAATTGGCACGCGCGGTGGACTCAAACTCACCAACCAGATAACTGGCAAGCGCCAAAAGAAACCAGACAACTACAACCGTAGTTACGCCGATGGAAAAGGGAACAAAAAAAAGCCGCAGCAGGGAAACGACGATAAAAAGCAAAAGCAGTTCAAGAAAGATTAAAACCGCATTACTTCGCCCGCTGGCAAGGTTCATACAATTTAATTCCGCGCGCTGCCGCGTAAAGCCCGGCTGAAGGGTTTCAGCCGTTTTTAACGAATTTTCTTTTTGTGGCGCAGTGCCTTACGACGCTTCTTGAATTTGTGCCTTTTGATTTTCCGTAATTTACGCTTCCGACCGCAGGGCATTAACGCTCCTTTTTATCATTTTACGACACGCCACCCTTCATCAAATTTGCCTTCAAAAGACGCGACGCTTTGAATACCGGCACCCTTCGGGGTGGAATGTTTACCGTCGCCTTTGTTCTCGGATTTCGGGCAACCTTGGGCTTGCGTAGTTTGGTTGACAGAACACCAAACCCTCTGATTTCAACCCGGTTACCCTCCTGGAGTGCGCGACACAACTCCTCAATAAACAACTGGACAATTCTACCGACATCGCGCTTGGTAATATTCGGTGCCATCTGACGGGAGATGTTCTCAACAATATCGGCTTTAGTGATGGTCATATTCGCTCCCTCCTATGAGCAACTACTACACTTATGAGAACTACAACTACTGCAGCCCTTACTGCTGGACTGCACCTTCTTTTCCGCTCCGGCAACACCGAATACGGAAAAAACCCTTGAAATCTGTCTACTCCCGCAATCGGGGCAGACTAATCCCTTTTCCTCTTCCTCATTCCATAACAGCTCCTCAAACACTTTGCCACAGGAGCTGCAACAAAACTCTCTGATTGGCATAACTAATTATAAAAATGAGACTTCAAAATGTCAAGCATTCCGTTTTTGTACCCTGGTCGAACTTAAAAGCGCCAGTACCGCGCCGGCAAGGTAAAACGACCCGGCAACAACAATCGGCAACCGGCCCGCCGATAGCTCCTCGGCTCGTTTCAGCGCCGCCTTCAGATCTGGTGCCGTTTCGGCAAGAACCCCAAGCCGCCGGAACACCCCTTTAAGTATCGATGGGTTCATCGCCCGCGGTGAATCGGGTGCAACAACAATTGCGGTATCGGTATAAGGTGCGAGCGGCGCTATCGTTTTTTTAACCAGTTTACCCCGTAGTGAACCGTAGATTAAAACCACCTTATCCTTTAAGTACTCCCGAATCACATTGGCAAGCGCCTGTCCGGACTCGGGATTGTGACAGGAGTCAACTATCAACAGCGGAT
The candidate division WOR-3 bacterium DNA segment above includes these coding regions:
- a CDS encoding integration host factor subunit beta encodes the protein MTITKADIVENISRQMAPNITKRDVGRIVQLFIEELCRALQEGNRVEIRGFGVLSTKLRKPKVARNPRTKATVNIPPRRVPVFKASRLLKANLMKGGVS